One window of the Candidatus Chryseobacterium colombiense genome contains the following:
- a CDS encoding aldo/keto reductase has protein sequence MKLSQVKLGSQGLIVPNIGLGCMGMTGFGDADMYGKSDEKEAIATIHRSLESGGNFLDTADLYGPFKNEQLIAKAIEGNRDQYIIATKFGWEIDDNDQITWKIKGNKDYVKKSVERSLKNLKTDYIDLYYMHRLDKNTPVEETVEAMSDLVKEGKVGYIGLSEVSSETVKRAHAVHPISAVQSEYSLFERTAEEKGVIKTLNELGIGFVAYSPLGRGFLSGQIRTIDDLPANDFRRKIPRFQEQYFHKNIELVEAIENLAKEKNITSSQLALAWIISKGILPIPGTKRRKYLEQNIEASKIELTEAELQKLESIVPLGTDTGAPYDEFSMGLLDY, from the coding sequence ATGAAATTAAGTCAGGTAAAATTAGGAAGTCAGGGATTAATAGTTCCGAATATTGGTTTGGGATGTATGGGAATGACTGGTTTTGGCGATGCCGATATGTATGGTAAAAGTGATGAAAAGGAAGCCATTGCAACCATTCACCGCTCTCTGGAATCGGGAGGAAATTTTCTGGATACAGCAGATTTATACGGCCCTTTTAAAAATGAGCAATTAATTGCAAAAGCGATTGAAGGAAATCGCGACCAATATATCATTGCCACAAAATTCGGTTGGGAAATTGATGACAACGACCAGATCACCTGGAAAATTAAAGGAAATAAGGATTATGTAAAAAAATCGGTTGAACGTTCTTTGAAAAATCTAAAGACGGATTATATTGACCTGTATTATATGCATCGTCTCGATAAAAACACTCCTGTTGAGGAAACCGTCGAAGCAATGAGCGATCTGGTAAAGGAAGGTAAAGTGGGTTATATTGGTTTATCAGAAGTATCTTCTGAAACTGTAAAGAGAGCGCACGCCGTTCATCCCATCTCTGCGGTTCAAAGTGAATATTCTTTATTTGAGAGAACAGCCGAAGAAAAAGGAGTGATTAAAACACTGAATGAATTAGGAATTGGTTTTGTTGCCTATTCTCCTTTGGGAAGAGGATTTTTATCCGGTCAGATTCGTACGATTGATGATTTGCCTGCCAATGATTTCAGAAGAAAAATTCCTCGTTTCCAGGAACAGTATTTTCATAAAAATATTGAGCTGGTAGAAGCCATTGAAAACCTTGCTAAAGAAAAAAACATCACCTCATCACAATTGGCTCTGGCATGGATCATCAGCAAAGGAATTCTTCCTATTCCGGGAACGAAACGCAGAAAATATCTTGAACAGAATATTGAAGCTTCAAAGATCGAATTAACAGAAGCAGAACTTCAGAAATTAGAAAGCATCGTCCCTTTGGGAACAGATACTGGTGCTCCTTATGATGAATTCAGCATGGGACTTTTGGATTATTAA
- a CDS encoding GH92 family glycosyl hydrolase: MKRPGICLFLFLLFFNSPTQAQKFEKLYQYVNPLIGTEKMGHTYPGATAPFGAVQLSPETDTISYELNGKYNGEVYKYCAGYRYEDKTIVGFSSTHFSGTGHSDLGDFLIMPTVGKLQLSPGTATNPENGYRSRFSHQNETAEAGYYKVKLDDHNILAELTSTTRVGVHRYTFPKSDQAHIILDLMAGIYNYDGKNIWTYVRVENGNTITGYRQTNGWARTRTVYFALKFSKPFKSYGQKNYDGKQVYNGFWRKFDQTKNFPEIAGKNLKMYFDFDTNENEAIEVKLAISPVSQANAMENLEKEVGNLSFNQIKAQTQENWNKELNKIVIKGSEIEKTNFYTAMYHTFINPTTYNDVNGEYKGLDQNMHKAENFTNYTTFSLWDTYRALHPFFNIIQPKRNGDMVKSMMAHYDQFSMKMLPIWSHYANDNWCMSGYHSVSVVADAIIKGNYNGDVKEALKACVATANKRDYEGIGQYIDLGYIPAEKNGTSVSNTLEYAYDDWTIAQLAKHLGETEIYNQFIKRSENWKNNFDKSIGFMRPRLADGSFKKDFNALSTHGQGFIEGNSWNYSFFVPQNPDELIALMGGKKKFASKLNELFTMHLPDEFFADTEDITREGIIGGYVHGNEPAHHVAYLYNWAGQPWKTQAQIRHILEMQYKATHDGLGGNDDTGQMSAWYILSSLGFYPVAPGSEDYAIGSPAIDNAVLNLENGKTFEIEAIDQSPKNVYVQKILLNGKEIKNFTLKHSEIMNGGKLSFFMSSKPRK, encoded by the coding sequence ATGAAAAGACCGGGAATCTGTTTATTTTTATTTCTTTTATTTTTTAATTCACCCACTCAAGCTCAAAAATTTGAAAAACTCTATCAATATGTCAATCCATTGATAGGGACAGAAAAAATGGGCCATACTTATCCCGGAGCAACGGCACCTTTTGGAGCAGTACAATTAAGCCCGGAAACAGATACGATCTCTTACGAACTGAACGGAAAGTATAATGGTGAAGTCTATAAATATTGTGCAGGTTACCGTTACGAAGACAAAACGATTGTAGGTTTTAGTTCCACACACTTTAGCGGAACAGGACATTCTGATCTGGGAGATTTTTTGATCATGCCGACCGTTGGAAAATTACAATTAAGCCCGGGAACAGCGACAAATCCTGAGAATGGATATAGAAGCAGGTTTTCACATCAAAATGAAACCGCAGAAGCAGGATATTACAAAGTAAAGCTTGATGATCACAATATTTTAGCAGAACTTACCTCAACAACAAGAGTCGGAGTTCATCGCTATACTTTCCCAAAATCTGACCAGGCACACATTATTCTTGATTTAATGGCCGGAATTTACAATTATGATGGCAAAAACATCTGGACTTATGTTCGTGTGGAGAACGGGAATACCATTACCGGATATCGGCAAACCAATGGTTGGGCAAGAACAAGAACGGTTTATTTTGCCCTTAAATTCTCAAAGCCATTCAAGTCATACGGTCAGAAAAATTATGACGGAAAGCAAGTGTACAATGGTTTCTGGAGAAAATTCGATCAGACCAAAAACTTTCCGGAAATCGCAGGAAAAAATCTGAAAATGTATTTTGATTTTGATACGAATGAAAATGAAGCAATCGAAGTAAAGCTGGCAATTTCTCCCGTAAGTCAGGCCAATGCAATGGAAAATCTGGAAAAAGAAGTTGGAAACCTATCTTTTAACCAAATAAAAGCCCAAACCCAGGAAAACTGGAATAAGGAATTAAATAAAATTGTCATTAAAGGTTCTGAAATCGAGAAAACAAACTTTTACACCGCGATGTACCATACTTTTATCAATCCGACGACTTATAATGATGTCAACGGAGAATATAAAGGTTTAGATCAAAATATGCATAAAGCAGAAAATTTCACAAATTATACAACCTTCTCTCTTTGGGATACGTATCGCGCACTTCATCCTTTCTTCAATATCATTCAGCCGAAAAGAAACGGTGATATGGTGAAATCGATGATGGCTCATTATGATCAGTTTTCTATGAAAATGCTTCCGATCTGGTCGCATTACGCGAATGACAACTGGTGTATGAGTGGTTATCATAGTGTAAGTGTAGTTGCAGATGCTATTATTAAAGGAAATTATAACGGTGATGTCAAAGAAGCTTTGAAAGCCTGTGTCGCAACTGCCAACAAAAGAGACTATGAAGGAATCGGACAATATATCGATCTGGGATATATTCCCGCCGAGAAAAACGGAACTTCAGTTTCCAACACTCTGGAATATGCTTATGATGATTGGACGATTGCTCAATTGGCAAAACATTTGGGTGAAACGGAAATTTACAATCAGTTCATCAAGCGTTCTGAAAACTGGAAAAACAATTTTGATAAATCAATCGGATTTATGCGTCCGCGTTTAGCAGATGGAAGCTTTAAAAAAGACTTTAATGCATTAAGCACTCACGGACAAGGTTTCATTGAAGGAAATTCGTGGAACTACAGCTTTTTTGTTCCTCAAAATCCTGATGAGCTTATTGCTTTGATGGGCGGAAAGAAAAAATTCGCTTCAAAACTGAATGAACTGTTCACCATGCATTTACCTGACGAGTTTTTTGCAGATACTGAAGACATTACCCGAGAAGGAATTATCGGTGGATATGTTCACGGAAATGAACCAGCACATCATGTTGCTTATCTCTACAACTGGGCAGGACAGCCTTGGAAAACTCAGGCTCAGATTCGTCATATTCTGGAAATGCAGTATAAAGCAACTCATGATGGGTTGGGAGGAAATGACGATACAGGACAAATGAGCGCCTGGTATATTTTGAGCTCGTTGGGCTTTTATCCTGTTGCTCCAGGATCCGAAGATTATGCTATTGGAAGTCCTGCGATTGACAATGCGGTTTTAAATCTGGAAAACGGAAAAACATTTGAAATTGAAGCCATCGATCAAAGTCCAAAAAATGTATATGTTCAGAAAATTCTTTTGAACGGAAAAGAGATCAAGAATTTCACCTTAAAACATTCTGAAATCATGAATGGTGGAAAACTAAGCTTTTTTATGAGTTCGAAACCAAGAAAATAA
- a CDS encoding response regulator transcription factor, with protein sequence MEKSKILYAEDDTTIAFLVQDSLESYYDICWYPDGKSALEAFNNESFDICLLDIMMPEMNGFELAQYIREENSEIPIIFISAKALKEDRIKGLKIGADDYLVKPFSIEELILKIEVFLKRSKKTEPSSQKYRVGKFNFDPKNYTLQNQENTITLTQREAELLLYFIRHKNTVLKRQDILKAIWGDDDYFMGRSLDVFISRLRKIFADEANIMIENIHGIGFRFSEK encoded by the coding sequence ATGGAGAAATCTAAAATTTTATATGCTGAAGATGACACAACGATAGCTTTTCTGGTGCAGGACAGCCTGGAAAGTTATTATGATATCTGCTGGTATCCTGACGGAAAATCTGCATTAGAAGCATTTAATAACGAAAGTTTTGACATTTGTCTTTTAGATATCATGATGCCGGAAATGAACGGCTTTGAACTGGCACAATATATTCGGGAAGAAAACTCTGAGATTCCTATCATTTTTATTTCTGCCAAAGCTTTAAAGGAAGACCGAATAAAAGGGTTAAAAATAGGTGCGGATGATTATTTGGTAAAACCGTTCAGTATTGAAGAACTGATCCTGAAAATTGAAGTATTCCTCAAACGTTCAAAAAAGACAGAACCTTCTTCACAAAAATATAGGGTCGGAAAATTTAACTTTGATCCTAAAAACTATACTTTGCAAAATCAGGAAAATACGATAACCCTTACCCAAAGAGAAGCTGAACTCCTGTTATATTTTATCCGTCATAAAAACACAGTTCTCAAGAGACAGGATATTCTGAAGGCAATCTGGGGCGATGACGATTATTTTATGGGGAGAAGCCTCGATGTTTTTATTTCAAGATTGAGGAAGATTTTTGCTGATGAAGCCAATATTATGATTGAAAACATTCACGGGATTGGTTTCCGTTTTTCAGAAAAATAA
- a CDS encoding HAMP domain-containing sensor histidine kinase produces the protein MEIKRLNIIITLGFVAIIGILIAQLLWTRQAYNLEDQKFNQKVNIALLEVVEKLSGGKTSFAENPVQNISNDYYVVNINNEFHPAVLEHYLKTEFTRFQINTNYVYALYNCHSDKMMYGKFISKNQEPPNYKVIQFPKHKNLVYYFSIRFPDRKTYLISSLRFWYLLTFALIIILLVYVYSIYTIIQQKKFSELQRDFINNMTHEFKTPLSSILLASEALKKQDQIKENPKLQTYTSIITDQSHKLNSHIEKILNIAKNDASGLSLKPQRIILLPFIQEIADTVKQKNENLSIEINIDSDTSVIADEFHFSNIIYNILDNSIKYCETTPMIAISSFKDSKGLYLKFKDNGIGIPAKNIPHIFDKFYRVNTSKSDEVNGFGLGLFYVKKIVQQHNWKISVENNNDQGITVTLFLPFK, from the coding sequence ATGGAAATAAAAAGACTTAATATTATTATAACGCTTGGGTTTGTAGCTATTATCGGAATTTTGATAGCCCAGCTTTTATGGACCCGACAGGCCTACAATCTAGAAGATCAGAAATTTAATCAAAAAGTAAATATTGCATTACTGGAAGTGGTAGAAAAACTATCCGGTGGTAAAACTTCTTTTGCAGAAAATCCCGTTCAGAATATTTCTAATGATTATTACGTAGTTAATATCAATAATGAATTTCACCCTGCCGTTTTAGAACATTATTTAAAAACAGAATTTACCCGTTTTCAGATCAATACTAATTATGTATACGCTCTTTACAATTGTCATAGTGATAAAATGATGTACGGGAAATTTATTTCTAAAAATCAGGAACCTCCTAATTATAAGGTCATCCAATTCCCGAAACATAAAAACCTGGTCTATTATTTTTCTATCCGTTTTCCGGATAGAAAAACCTACCTGATCAGTTCGCTGCGTTTTTGGTATCTGCTTACATTCGCTTTGATTATTATTCTTTTGGTGTATGTATATTCAATTTACACCATTATTCAGCAGAAAAAGTTTTCAGAATTACAGAGAGATTTCATCAATAATATGACGCATGAGTTTAAAACCCCTCTTTCGTCTATCCTTTTAGCTTCAGAAGCCCTGAAAAAACAGGATCAGATAAAAGAAAATCCAAAACTGCAAACTTATACTTCCATCATCACTGATCAAAGTCATAAGCTCAACAGTCATATTGAAAAAATCCTGAATATTGCCAAAAATGATGCTTCAGGACTGTCATTAAAGCCTCAAAGAATAATTCTACTGCCTTTTATCCAGGAAATTGCAGATACTGTAAAACAAAAAAATGAAAACCTCTCCATTGAAATTAATATTGACAGTGACACTTCAGTGATTGCTGATGAATTTCACTTTAGCAATATCATTTACAATATTTTAGACAATTCTATTAAATATTGCGAAACAACACCAATGATTGCCATTTCTTCTTTTAAAGATTCAAAAGGCTTATATTTAAAGTTTAAAGACAACGGAATAGGAATTCCCGCTAAAAATATTCCTCACATTTTTGATAAGTTTTATAGAGTAAATACCAGTAAAAGTGATGAGGTAAATGGTTTTGGACTGGGGTTATTTTATGTAAAAAAGATTGTGCAGCAGCACAACTGGAAAATTTCGGTGGAGAATAATAACGATCAAGGAATTACCGTGACCCTGTTTTTACCTTTTAAATAA
- a CDS encoding DUF1573 domain-containing protein, protein MKNLKITALLAVLACSPFYANVLPADHSPVVKVLADAIKWKSESIDVGNIPQGKPKVIRFEFTNTSNKPIVIENVAPSCGCTTADYTKTPILPGKKGFVEASYNAANAGAFMKTVNVTTSDSKTPKTLSFKGTVVAS, encoded by the coding sequence ATGAAAAATTTAAAAATTACAGCACTATTGGCAGTTTTGGCATGCTCTCCTTTTTATGCAAACGTACTTCCTGCTGACCATTCTCCAGTAGTAAAAGTACTTGCAGATGCTATTAAATGGAAATCAGAATCTATTGATGTAGGTAATATTCCTCAGGGAAAACCAAAAGTAATCAGATTTGAATTTACAAATACATCTAATAAGCCAATCGTTATTGAAAATGTAGCACCATCTTGCGGATGTACAACTGCTGATTATACAAAAACTCCAATCCTTCCAGGGAAAAAAGGTTTTGTTGAGGCAAGCTACAATGCAGCTAACGCAGGAGCATTTATGAAAACGGTAAATGTTACCACAAGTGACAGCAAAACTCCAAAAACACTTTCTTTCAAAGGAACTGTAGTGGCTTCTTAA
- a CDS encoding SDR family oxidoreductase yields MNLYTQPMLREDALKDKVAIVTGGGSGLGKAMTRYFLQLGAKVVITSRNLEKLQGTAKELEDETGGKVLCVACDVRNWDEVEAMKEAALKEFGRIDILLNNAAGNFISPTERLTHSAFDSILDIVLKGTKNCTLSIGKHWIDSKTPGTVLNIVTTYSWTGSAYVVPSACAKAGVLAMTRSLAVEWAKYGIRFNAIAPGPFPTKGAWDRLLPGDLQEKFDMKKKVPLRRVGEHQELANLAAYLVSDYSAYMNGEVVTIDGGEWLQGAGEFNMLEDIPQEMWDALEAMIKAKKSN; encoded by the coding sequence ATGAATCTTTATACACAACCAATGCTGCGTGAAGACGCACTGAAAGATAAAGTAGCCATCGTCACAGGAGGAGGAAGCGGTCTTGGAAAAGCGATGACCAGATATTTTCTTCAGCTGGGCGCAAAAGTAGTGATTACCTCAAGAAATTTGGAAAAACTACAAGGAACAGCAAAAGAACTGGAAGATGAAACCGGAGGAAAAGTTCTTTGCGTTGCATGTGATGTGAGAAACTGGGATGAGGTAGAAGCAATGAAGGAAGCGGCTCTGAAAGAATTTGGAAGAATTGATATCCTCTTGAATAATGCCGCAGGAAATTTTATCTCCCCAACCGAAAGGCTAACACATTCCGCATTTGATTCTATTTTAGATATTGTTTTAAAAGGAACAAAAAACTGTACACTTTCCATCGGGAAACATTGGATTGATTCAAAAACTCCGGGTACGGTTTTGAATATTGTGACAACGTATTCATGGACTGGTTCGGCATATGTTGTTCCTTCAGCCTGTGCAAAAGCGGGAGTTTTGGCAATGACGAGATCTCTTGCGGTAGAATGGGCTAAATATGGAATCCGTTTCAATGCAATTGCTCCAGGACCTTTCCCTACGAAAGGTGCATGGGACAGACTTCTTCCGGGAGATCTGCAGGAAAAATTCGATATGAAGAAAAAAGTTCCGTTAAGAAGAGTGGGAGAACATCAGGAGCTGGCTAATCTGGCCGCTTATCTGGTTTCAGATTATTCTGCTTATATGAACGGGGAAGTGGTAACTATTGATGGAGGAGAATGGTTGCAGGGAGCAGGAGAATTCAATATGCTTGAAGATATTCCTCAGGAAATGTGGGATGCTTTAGAAGCAATGATTAAAGCTAAAAAATCAAATTGA